One Phaseolus vulgaris cultivar G19833 chromosome 2, P. vulgaris v2.0, whole genome shotgun sequence DNA window includes the following coding sequences:
- the LOC137810645 gene encoding WAT1-related protein At5g40240-like isoform X2, whose protein sequence is MISTNMSWLSTLLYSAQSCFFPMPCFSTGGHKVLLSISLYFADSFCLPPLGTVVAYVGIDLSSPSLLSAILNLLPAFTFVLALAFRMEEVHWRSSSSQAKVLGTIVSIAGAFVVILYKGPSIFKTHSPNFSNQMLQFSPQLNWIMGGIACVADALFTSMWYIYQASVGETYPDIDVTVIVFFQLLFSTVQCGVFALFSVRDLAEWKLKMDIGLIGILYQAIIATLLRYILCMWCIIKAGPLFCAMFQPVAIIFTVWMGAIFLGDDFTLGSLIGALVIVIGFYAVQWGKSKEEYEIAKGVQHLDSESLSHGVPLLQDSNT, encoded by the exons ATGATATCAACAAATATGTCATGGTTGTCTAcacttttgtactctgcacaaTCTTGCTTCTTCCCTATGCCTTGTTTCTCCACAG GAGGTCACAAGGTCCTCCTCTCAATTTCATTGTACTTTGCAGATTCTTTTTGCTTGCCTCCTTTGG GAACTGTAGTGGCTTATGTTGGCATAGATCTGAGCTCGCCTTCACTTTTATCAGCCATTCTTAACCTCCTTCCAGCTTTCACTTTTGTACTTGCTCTCGCTTTCAG GATGGAAGAAGTACATTGGAGGAGTTCTAGCAGCCAAGCTAAAGTGTTAGGAACAATAGTATCAATTGCAGGAGCATTTGTTGTGATACTGTACAAGGGTCCAAGCATCTTTAAGACACATTCGCCAAACTTTTCTAACCAAATGCTTCAATTTTCGCCACAGCTAAATTGGATCATGGGAGGAATAGCCTGTGTTGCCGATGCACTCTTTACTTCCATGTGGTACATATATCAG GCTTCGGTAGGAGAGACATACCCTGATATAGATGTAACAGTGATTGTATTCTTCCAACTCTTATTTTCAACAGTGCAGTGTGGAGTGTTTGCCTTATTTTCTGTGAGGGATCTAGCTGAATGGAAACTCAAGATGGATATAGGGTTGATTGGTATTCTATATCAG GCAATAATTGCAACATTGTTGCGTTATATCCTATGCATGTGGTGCATAATTAAAGCGGGCCCTCTGTTCTGTGCTATGTTCCAACCTGTGGCAATCATTTTCACGGTTTGGATGGGTGCAATCTTTCTTGGAGATGATTTCACTCTTGGAAG TTTGATTGGTGCGCTTGTAATCGTGATAGGATTTTATGCAGTACAGTGGGGAAAATCCAAAGAGGAGTATGAGATTGCAAAAGGGGTTCAGCACTTGGATTCGGAGTCACTGAGCCATGGTGTTCCTTTATTGCAAGATAGTAACACTTAG
- the LOC137810645 gene encoding WAT1-related protein At5g40240-like isoform X1 has translation MTRSGNGAGKLLPFVGMIVAMLAQSGSMVVIKVAIDDINKYVMVVYTFVLCTILLLPYALFLHRRSQGPPLNFIVLCRFFLLASFGSLGTVVAYVGIDLSSPSLLSAILNLLPAFTFVLALAFRMEEVHWRSSSSQAKVLGTIVSIAGAFVVILYKGPSIFKTHSPNFSNQMLQFSPQLNWIMGGIACVADALFTSMWYIYQASVGETYPDIDVTVIVFFQLLFSTVQCGVFALFSVRDLAEWKLKMDIGLIGILYQAIIATLLRYILCMWCIIKAGPLFCAMFQPVAIIFTVWMGAIFLGDDFTLGSLIGALVIVIGFYAVQWGKSKEEYEIAKGVQHLDSESLSHGVPLLQDSNT, from the exons ATGACGAGATCAGGGAATGGAGCAGGCAAATTACTGCCATTTGTAGGAATGATAGTGGCTATGTTAGCTCAAAGTGGAAGCATGGTGGTAATCAAAGTTGCTATTGATGATATCAACAAATATGTCATGGTTGTCTAcacttttgtactctgcacaaTCTTGCTTCTTCCCTATGCCTTGTTTCTCCACAG GAGGTCACAAGGTCCTCCTCTCAATTTCATTGTACTTTGCAGATTCTTTTTGCTTGCCTCCTTTGG GAGTTTAGGAACTGTAGTGGCTTATGTTGGCATAGATCTGAGCTCGCCTTCACTTTTATCAGCCATTCTTAACCTCCTTCCAGCTTTCACTTTTGTACTTGCTCTCGCTTTCAG GATGGAAGAAGTACATTGGAGGAGTTCTAGCAGCCAAGCTAAAGTGTTAGGAACAATAGTATCAATTGCAGGAGCATTTGTTGTGATACTGTACAAGGGTCCAAGCATCTTTAAGACACATTCGCCAAACTTTTCTAACCAAATGCTTCAATTTTCGCCACAGCTAAATTGGATCATGGGAGGAATAGCCTGTGTTGCCGATGCACTCTTTACTTCCATGTGGTACATATATCAG GCTTCGGTAGGAGAGACATACCCTGATATAGATGTAACAGTGATTGTATTCTTCCAACTCTTATTTTCAACAGTGCAGTGTGGAGTGTTTGCCTTATTTTCTGTGAGGGATCTAGCTGAATGGAAACTCAAGATGGATATAGGGTTGATTGGTATTCTATATCAG GCAATAATTGCAACATTGTTGCGTTATATCCTATGCATGTGGTGCATAATTAAAGCGGGCCCTCTGTTCTGTGCTATGTTCCAACCTGTGGCAATCATTTTCACGGTTTGGATGGGTGCAATCTTTCTTGGAGATGATTTCACTCTTGGAAG TTTGATTGGTGCGCTTGTAATCGTGATAGGATTTTATGCAGTACAGTGGGGAAAATCCAAAGAGGAGTATGAGATTGCAAAAGGGGTTCAGCACTTGGATTCGGAGTCACTGAGCCATGGTGTTCCTTTATTGCAAGATAGTAACACTTAG